The following nucleotide sequence is from Mytilus trossulus isolate FHL-02 chromosome 9, PNRI_Mtr1.1.1.hap1, whole genome shotgun sequence.
CtcgataaattattttaatgttagaTAAGCATAATAAGTAATTTTCTGCGTATGTTTTCCATGAATGAAAgtgttctttaaaaaataccttTCTTTGGTCGATAGGTTATTAATCTAAATAACAGGGACGTGATAAATCTCTTTAATATTTAAGGACCATAAATTCATTATTCCCACCATACACACCTAATAAAATTGAACAATAATAATTCCTTATGTAGGAGCTGACGCCCAGGATTGTAATACTCCAAAAATGTCCACATGCACCAAAACCTACAGCGGCACGGTAGCAGGTGCCGGAGGAAGCAAGAACAAAATATGCAGGTCAGACTAGTTAAAACCTTGTGTACTATCTATTTTTGTGTGTtgaatcaatttttatttcattttatatagatgaaacaaaattaatggcCCTTTTAATAAAGCATTATCGAGCATTGCTTGTTGCTTATAAATGCATTCCATTATATGATATCCAACCAAAATGATAGTAAGGggtagtacatgtatatgtataccGATGTATAACCCTAtaccatttcaaaatttttatatatatgcacatatatTTCGATGTATAGTATgctacaaaattaatataaattagtgtagatgtgttttttattttcctcttatgccaaaaaatggaatatttgataaaaatgaatgaattggTAATAAATACCGCAatactatattatatattacTTATATATTGTTAAAACGTTTATACGTATATATTGgctactgtcatacaaatgataGGTTTAGCTTGCTTTAAAACCAGGATTAGTTACCGTTTTGGAAATATGGAAATGCATGTACCTAGTTAGGAATATGGctgttgttatccatttgtttgatgtgtttgagattttagttttgttattttattaggaaatttttgctttgattttttttttacttttttgatactATCAAATATTTTCTGGAATGAATCTATTATTAACTTAGTGCAGCACATACCTATCTGGATTGTTTGAACAAAGTGTTCACTGACTGCAAATTGGACTCCAGTTCCTCAACTATTGGCCACACAATTGCTGCGGCCAAACAGGCACTTTCTCAGTATGGATGTGGTCGTGGTATGTATGCAAAAAACTTTACTACCTTTTATATTACTAGCTTCTAATGATTATACAGTCTACAATCGGTTCAATACATTGCTATGCTTATGGatatgtggtatggttgccaataagacaaaaaTCAATAGAGTTCCAAAATATGTTAGAACACTCTTAGGTGTTTCCTCTTGCAAAATTATCGAAACCTAAGACTCTCTATCATTTACACAAGAgttcaaaacttaaaatcaaCTTTTGATGATGTCATGCAATACTTCAAACATTGTCTTGGTACAAAGCGTGCACTGCCAATACCCAATATATTAACTTGTCAAGTACTCATGTACTGCAATATCAGGAATTTATTTGTATCTACATGTATCagttcaaaatttatttcttaGATCTCCATGATCcggaacatttttaaaagtatcgtATTTATTCCATTTGTATACCTTTTAAGAGAGCCTTATATTCCTCTTCTGCCTTTTTATGAAACAAGTTAACAAGTCATCgattatgttttaataacaTGTCGAAAGTTTCAAGATTTATAACttattattgataacaaaacattttctttgCAGGAAATGGTGCCGGAAGTCTTGTTTTCAACTTGGTTGCATTGATGTCTGGACTAATATTTTATGAGCTGTTTTAGATGAGCAAATCCACAtgcaaaaatattcataaaataacatTCAAACACATATACGAACAAAATCTTTTTTGGACACTTGCACATATAATTTATTGTCAACATAATATCCTGAAATACTTGGATTGTATagtttttgatatttgtttaatgatTATTAATGTCATCTTTCTCCTTGTCAATATCTATGTAAGTTTATCGACATGTTACGTCTATGTATGTCTATTGGCAACAAGCACCCACTTCAATATCAGAGTATTCATGAATTGTTATGATTAACAGTATATCCTgcttttaattgaaatatttgataaaacttaCCGTAACCTTGGTGTAGATAATTCAGAACTGTTTTTATATTACTCAAGAAATTAATCCGAGGGCGATTGCTTTACTTTTAATTGTATACACCATTATTTGTCCTTTCTATATTAATACGCGTGTTTTTCTGTCCTCTATTTTCTCCCAGCTATTTGGATTGTATCCAGTAatgtaatattgtcatttttctgttatatttagcattgccataaaagcggtaGGTTAGGCTAGCAAGATTCAATccgccttttttttttaagaaaatccaagttgatttgaaaaaagttatttcacAATTAAAGTGTATTGTCTCTATTTTGTTCGAACTGCAAATTATAGCGTTGTTTACCTAGATTACTTTAATTCTCAAATTTGACAGCAATGAagcaaaaaccaaaatgaccttggattcagtaagcttaatATATATTAACGATAGtcgcatagtttgatgaaaatccaagttgatttgaaaaagttaataaaaaaattaaagtgtaccatctctattttgtcaaaatgcAAGTTCTCGCTTTTTTTACCTAgattaatttaattcttaaatttgaccagaatacaacaaaaaaccaaaTGACCAGGAATTCAGTAAGCTTAATTTAtatctaaaagagggacgaaagataccaaaggtacagtcaaactcataaatctaaaataaactgacaacaccatggctaaaaatgaaaaagacaaacagaaaaacaatagtaaacatgacacaacatagacaactaaagaataaataacacgaaccccaccaaaaactaggggttatcgcaggtgctccggaagggtaagcagatcctgctacacatgtggcacccgtcgtgttgcttatgtgattacaaatccggtaaatagtctaattcggtaggtcacattcatgaacaGGAATGGGATTGTAGGTaggacgtaaggaacatatccgatatcatttgtgaaacggttattccataacggtcaaccaactcgtgatggcgttcgtaaaatttacgtagggatgatttcaactttaccattttaatagcttccttgtgagcagtaaccctctgtcaagaaaatcatgataggaaatgcaagcacgggaatatcgtatcaattaggagatatataccccgtatgcaggtgctgctggaatgttgctacttagaaatggaaagttcacaatttgaaagctgaaattatctcttttattttcaaccgaccctcattgtcaatttctagatgtaagtcaagatatgaagcctacttaactgtatctgttgtatccttgatctccaattcgatggaatagatgcgttccacatagtcaccaaattgggaattgtttagtgaaagaacgtcatctatatagcggaaagtagagttaaaagatattgataacttcttttctttcttcctaagaagttcccgCATGAAATCAGCCtcttaataataaagaaacaagttggcaagtagaggggcacagtttgttcccattcggatgccgacagtctgttgaaaaacacgtcctccgacgttacaaatatgttgtcaatcaagaaatcaagcatcttgatattatcggtttcagagaattttttgtttgaatcagagtgattctttacaaagtatgatttatccctctctaagacaagatacttgtatctacgttggccattcatttttatgaagcagagtaataccaactctttcaatttgtcttttagtttggaaatgttgaatacttgtgtaaagagtagaaaagtcaaatgttttaatactgttacaaaatgaaagagggttagattgtatgtactctaaaaaatctttggaatttttaagtattccCATCTGATTTACGCCACCtgtagaataggcagtttcacaataactttgaagcccgtctttgattgctgataaaatagatgttaataatttagaaagaggtttcgtggagtaCTTGGAAgagccagcaatataccgttgtgtgtaaggacacttatgtagtttaggtatccaatacagtgatggaagatccagttcttcatctttggttgtaaaggaacaaagaacagacctatgattatccacgatttcctctttggtaagtgtcgtgagggtaaatgttgagtttccaagtgaattgtctatacctaattcgtttatcaagcaattaatgtagtgacttttacagacaaaaacgatgttattttgGGCtatgtctgcggggacaacaacatatttatcatggaggtcgaatagg
It contains:
- the LOC134683482 gene encoding uncharacterized protein LOC134683482 codes for the protein MDKMSFVTVIACLVSIIIVLQGADAQDCNTPKMSTCTKTYSGTVAGAGGSKNKICSAAHTYLDCLNKVFTDCKLDSSSSTIGHTIAAAKQALSQYGCGRGNGAGSLVFNLVALMSGLIFYELF